In Anser cygnoides isolate HZ-2024a breed goose chromosome 16, Taihu_goose_T2T_genome, whole genome shotgun sequence, one genomic interval encodes:
- the GSS gene encoding glutathione synthetase: protein MAGLWDAALRGEAAVRRAALAAVDAALLEGVLMRTEAEPNASDVVSYAPFTLLPSAVPSALFRQAYAVQQDFNLLVDAISQDGEFLERALASTIKVDDFTARLFRIHLQVLEEGLAQSVFLGINRSDYMFDCGAPGAPALKQIEINTIAASFGGLASRTAAVHGRVLKELGMAEEASRLLPNNPSEGLASGIAKAWELYGSRSAVVMFLVEEVQRNIFDQRCVENELWNRNIRVIRKRFRDVFEKGSLDEARRLYMDGQEVAVVYYREGYVPKNYDQQNWEARLLLERSRAVKCPDIATQLAGTKKVQQELSRPGTLEKLLPGRTEAIARIRATFAGLYSLDMGEEGDKIAATAIANPDQFVLKPQREGGGNNLYGEELRQVLEKIKDSPERTSYILMDKIQPQPTRNYLLRAHSPLKASECISELGIFGVYVRQGKELVMNEAAGHLLRTKAVEHADGGVAAGVAVLDTPYLV from the exons ATGGCGGGGCTGTGGGACGCGGCGCTGCGCGGTGAGGCGGCCGTGCGCCGGGCGGCCCTGGCGGCGGTGGATGCGGCGCTGCTGGAGGGCGTGCTGATGCGCACCGAGGCCGAGCCCAACGCCTCCGAT GTGGTGAGCTACGCGCCCTTCACGCTGCTGCCCTCGGCCGTGCCCAGCGCCCTGTTCCGGCAAGCGTACGCCGTGCAGCAGGACTTCAACCTGCTGGTGGACGCCATCAGCCAGGACGGGGAGTTCCTGGAGCGCGCTCTGGCCAG CACTATCAAGGTCGACGACTTCACGGCCCGGCTCTTCAGGATCCACCTGCAGGTTCTGGAGGAAGGACTGGCGCAG TCCGTGTTTTTAGGCATAAACCGCTCCGATTACATGTTCGACTGCGGGGCGCCCGGGGCACCAGCGCTGAAGCAGATCGAGATAAACACCATCGCCGCCAGCTTCGGCGGCCTGGCCTCCCGCACTGCCGCCGTGCACGG GCGGGTGCTCAAGGAGCTGGGGATGGCCGAGGAGGCGTCGCGGCTGCTGCCCAACAACCCCTCCGAGGGGCTGGCTTCGGGCATTGCCAAGGCGTGGGAGCTGTACGGCTCGCGGAG CGCTGTGGTGATGTTCCTGGTGGAGGAGGTCCAAAGGAATATCTTTGATCAGCGATGTGTGGAAAATGAGCTATGGAACAG GAACATTCGGGTCATCAGGAAGCGCTTCCGAGACGTGTTTGAGAAGGGCTCCCTGGACGAAGCCAGGAGGCTGTATAT GGATGGCCAGGAGGTAGCAGTGGTGTACTACAGAGAGGGCTACGTGCCGAAAAACTACGATCAGCAG aACTGGGAGGCGCGGTTGCTGCTGGAGAGGTCGAGGGCAGTGAAGTGCCCCGACATCGCCACCCAGCTGGCCGGCACCAAgaaggtgcagcaggagctgagccgGCCGGGGAccctggagaagctgctgccCGGCCGCACTGAGGCCATTGCTCGCATCCGAGCCACGTTCGCCGGGCTCTACTCACTGGACATG GGTGAAGAGGGTGACAAGATAGCTGCTACGGCTATCGCCAACCCCGACCAGTTTGTGCTGAAGCCGCAGCGGGAGGGCGGAG GGAACAACCTCTATGGCGAGGAGCTCAGGCAGGTTCTGGAGAAGATCAAAGACAGCCCTGAAAGAACCTCCTACATCCTGATGGATAAGATACAGCCACAGCCAACAAGGAATTACTTGCTGAGGGCTCACAGTCCCCTAAAAGCATCCGAGTGCATCTCAGAGCTTGGTATCTTCGGTGTTTATGTCAG GCAGGGCAAGGAGCTGGTGATGAACGAGGCGGCCGGCCACCTCCTGCGGACAAAGGCAGTGGAGCACGCGGACGGTGGGGTGGCGGCCGGGGTGGCTGTGCTGGACACCCCCTACCTGGTGTGA